In Lepidochelys kempii isolate rLepKem1 chromosome 10, rLepKem1.hap2, whole genome shotgun sequence, a single window of DNA contains:
- the SOX8 gene encoding transcription factor SOX-8: MLTMTEEHDKALEPPCSPAGTASSMSHVDSDSDSPLSPAGSEGLGCAPPAPAPRPPAGPKGEPAEVDERFPACIRDAVSQVLKGYDWSLVPMPVRGNGSLKAKPHVKRPMNAFMVWAQAARRKLADQYPHLHNAELSKTLGKLWRLLSENEKRPFVEEAERLRVQHKKDHPDYKYQPRRRKSVKAGQSDSDSGAELSHHGGSQIYKADTGLGGVGDSHHHNDHTGQTHGPPTPPTTPKTDLHHGSKQELKHEGRRLVESGRQNIDFSNVDISELSSEVINMETFDVRELDQYLPLNGHSAMPADHGQNSSAGSYGPSYSHSANGASGAAQVWTHKSPSSVSPTLNETSQQRPHIKTEQLSPSHYSDQSHGSPTHSDYGSYSAQACATTASTATAAASFSSSQCDYTDLQSSNYYNPYSGYPSSIYQYPYFHSSRRPYATPILNGLSIPPAHSPTANWDQPVYTTLTRP, encoded by the exons ATGCTCACCATGACCGAGGAGCACGACAAAGCCCTGGAGCCGCCCTGCAGCCCGGCGGGCACCGCCAGCTCCATGTCCCACGTGGACTCGGACTCCGACTCGCCCCTGTCCCCCGCCGGCTCGGAGGGGCTGGGCTGCGCCCCGCcggcccccgccccgcgcccgccCGCCGGCCCCAAGGGGGAGCCGGCCGAGGTGGACGAGCGCTTCCCCGCCTGCATCCGGGACGCCGTGTCGCAGGTGCTGAAGGGCTACGACTGGAGCCTGGTGCCCATGCCCGTGCGGGGCAACGGATCGCTCAAGGCCAAGCCCCACGTCAAGCGGCCCATGAACGCCTTCATGGTGTGGGCGCAGGCCGCCCGCAGGAAGCTGGCCGACCAGTACCCGCATCTGCACAACGCCGAGCTCAGCAAGACCCTGGGCAAGCTCTGGCG tttgttaagtgaaaatgaaaaacGTCCCTTTGTGGAAGAAGCCGAGAGGCTCCGGGTTCAGCACAAGAAGGATCATCCGGATTATAAATACCAGCCCCGGAGGAGGAAAAGTGTAAAAGCTGGCCAGAGCGATTCTGATTCAGGAGCGGAGCTCAGCCATCATGGAGGGAGCCAGATCTACAAAGCAGACACCGGGCTAGGAGGTGTAGGAGATTCTCACCATCACAATGATCACACAG GGCAAACTCATGGACCACCCACCCCTCCTACCACCCCTAAAACGGATCTTCATCATGGGAGCAAGCAAGAGCTGAAACACGAGGGGCGCCGCCTAGTGGAGAGCGGCCGCCAGAACATAGACTTCAGCAATGTGGACATCTCGGAACTAAGCAGCGAGGTCATTAACATGGAGACCTTTGACGTGCGTGAGCTTGACCAGTACTTGCCTCTGAATGGCCATTCCGCCATGCCGGCTGACCACGGGCAGAACTCCTCAGCAGGGTCTTACGGCCCTTCCTATTCCCATTCAGCCAACGGTGCCAGTGGAGCAGCCCAAGTCTGGACTCACAAAAGCCCATCCTCCGTGTCCCCTACTTTAAATGAAACCAGCCAGCAGAGACCACACATCAAAACGGAGCAACTCAGCCCAAGTCATTACAGCGACCAATCCCATGGGTCTCCAACTCACTCCGACTACGGTTCCTATAGTGCACAGGCTTGTGCCACCACGGCTTCCACCGCCACAGCGGCTGCCTCTTTCTCCAGCTCGCAGTGCGACTACACAGACCTCCAGAGTTCTAATTACTACAACCCTTACTCCGGGTATCCCTCCAGCATTTACCAGTATCCGTATTTCCATTCCTCACGGCGCCCCTACGCCACACCCATTCTGAACGGCTTGTCCATCCCTCCCGCTCACAGCCCCACTGCTAACTGGGACCAGCCTGTCTACACAACCCTGACGAGGCCTTAG